A region from the Curtobacterium sp. MCBA15_012 genome encodes:
- a CDS encoding class I SAM-dependent methyltransferase — translation MDDRVDERVRQAYDERAEEYAAALGSMAAVHPSDRARVESWAAACDGLLVDAGCGPGHWTAHLAGLGHRVVGLDVVPRFVDIARRSAPDVSFRVATLEATGLGAGSAGGVLSWYSLVHHDPEAVPDALAEFRRVTADGGGLLVGAFSGAALEPFDHAVTAAWRWPTDRLAAVIDEAGFAVVDVEERADAGVRPHLAISAVRVR, via the coding sequence GTGGACGACCGGGTGGACGAGCGGGTGCGGCAGGCCTACGACGAGCGGGCAGAGGAGTACGCGGCGGCGCTCGGCTCGATGGCGGCCGTGCACCCGTCGGACCGCGCCCGGGTCGAGTCGTGGGCGGCCGCGTGCGACGGTCTGCTCGTCGACGCCGGGTGCGGGCCGGGACACTGGACCGCACACCTTGCCGGACTCGGGCACCGGGTCGTCGGGCTCGACGTCGTGCCGCGGTTCGTCGACATCGCCCGACGGTCCGCGCCGGACGTGTCGTTCCGCGTCGCGACGCTCGAGGCGACCGGCCTCGGAGCCGGGAGTGCGGGTGGCGTGCTGTCCTGGTACTCGCTCGTCCACCACGACCCGGAGGCCGTGCCGGACGCCCTCGCGGAGTTCCGCCGCGTCACGGCCGACGGCGGCGGGCTGCTCGTCGGGGCGTTCTCCGGCGCAGCGCTCGAGCCGTTCGACCACGCCGTGACCGCGGCCTGGCGGTGGCCGACCGATCGGCTCGCGGCGGTCATCGACGAGGCGGGGTTCGCGGTCGTCGACGTCGAGGAGCGGGCCGACGCCGGTGTGCGGCCGCACCTGGCGATCAGCGCGGTGCGGGTGCGGTGA
- the uxaC gene encoding glucuronate isomerase: MPRTTTATPLAPHPDRLFPADPGARAVARTVYDAVRDAPIISPHGHVDAALLADDQPFPDPAALLVTPDHYVLRLLHANGVGLEALGREDRSGTHAVPPGRAIWRTLAAHWEDFTATPVRHWFETELHDVFGLTEQPSAANADDQYDRMAALLAEPRMRPRALFDAFRIEVLATTDGPADDLAAHARLAADPTFTGRVLPTFRADAVFDPSGPDWRRVVASVGEAAGIDTGTHDGLLAALRARRRYFLEHGATATDTGVLDAGSAPLSAVERARIHAAAVQGPDRVTAAEAVAYRHDMLYRWAEMSVEDGLVMQLHPGVLRNHHRPTLERFGPDTGHDLPTVGAFTEPLRPLLEAFGTEPGFHLVLFTVDETVFSREIGPLAGFYPAVYAGAPWWFIDTPAAIGRYRAAVTDSASFTKTSGFIDDTRAYCSIPARHDMARRADAAYLASLVVTHQISEEDAVVTARRIVSDIPRATFKL, encoded by the coding sequence ATGCCCCGCACGACCACCGCCACCCCCCTCGCACCGCACCCGGACCGGCTGTTCCCCGCGGACCCCGGTGCCCGCGCCGTCGCCCGCACCGTGTACGACGCGGTCCGCGACGCGCCGATCATCTCGCCCCACGGACACGTCGACGCCGCGCTGCTCGCGGACGACCAGCCGTTCCCCGACCCCGCCGCGTTGCTGGTCACGCCCGACCACTACGTCCTGCGGCTCCTGCACGCGAACGGTGTCGGACTGGAGGCGCTGGGACGCGAGGACCGTTCCGGGACGCACGCCGTGCCTCCCGGCCGCGCGATCTGGCGGACGCTGGCCGCACACTGGGAGGACTTCACCGCCACCCCCGTGCGCCACTGGTTCGAGACGGAGCTGCACGACGTGTTCGGGCTGACCGAGCAGCCGTCGGCCGCGAACGCGGACGACCAGTACGACCGGATGGCCGCGCTGCTCGCCGAGCCGCGCATGCGGCCGCGCGCCCTGTTCGACGCCTTCCGCATCGAGGTGCTCGCCACCACGGACGGTCCCGCCGACGACCTCGCCGCGCACGCGCGGCTCGCAGCGGACCCCACGTTCACCGGTCGCGTCCTCCCCACGTTCCGCGCGGACGCGGTCTTCGACCCCTCCGGGCCGGACTGGAGGCGCGTGGTCGCGTCGGTCGGGGAGGCCGCCGGCATCGACACGGGCACCCACGACGGCCTGCTGGCCGCGCTGCGCGCGCGGCGCCGGTACTTCCTCGAGCACGGCGCGACCGCGACCGACACGGGGGTCCTCGACGCCGGCTCCGCCCCGCTGTCCGCCGTCGAGCGCGCCCGCATCCACGCCGCCGCGGTGCAGGGGCCGGACCGCGTGACCGCCGCCGAGGCCGTCGCGTACCGCCACGACATGCTGTACCGCTGGGCCGAGATGAGCGTCGAGGACGGCCTCGTCATGCAGCTGCACCCCGGGGTGCTCCGCAACCACCACCGCCCGACCCTCGAACGCTTCGGCCCCGACACCGGACACGACCTGCCCACCGTCGGGGCGTTCACCGAGCCGCTCCGGCCGCTGCTCGAGGCCTTCGGCACCGAGCCCGGCTTCCACCTCGTGCTGTTCACCGTCGACGAGACCGTGTTCTCGCGCGAGATCGGGCCGCTCGCCGGCTTCTACCCCGCCGTGTACGCCGGTGCGCCGTGGTGGTTCATCGACACCCCCGCGGCGATCGGGCGCTACCGGGCAGCGGTCACCGACTCGGCGTCGTTCACGAAGACCTCGGGCTTCATCGACGACACCCGGGCGTACTGCTCCATCCCCGCACGGCACGACATGGCGCGGCGTGCGGACGCGGCGTACCTGGCGTCGCTCGTCGTCACGCACCAGATCAGCGAGGAGGACGCGGTGGTGACCGCGCGGCGGATCGTGTCGGACATCCCGCGGGCGACGTTCAAGCTCTGA
- a CDS encoding LacI family DNA-binding transcriptional regulator — MRETDTTRRVTIRDIADATGVAPSTVSRALALPDRVNRVTQQRIQEAARSLGYVPNQQARALTSGRTRAVAVLVSDITNPFYFDVIRGTQHQLAAAGWTQLLVDTEESAEAELAALGAIATKADGAVLTASRLSDAQIARFAERTPLVVVNRRPAGVPSVLIDTPGGVEQAVQHLVSLGHRDVLYVAGPDSSWSNERRWRALVRVARRLGVRVARIGPHAPFVDSGAAAADAAVHAGATACIAFNDLIAIGMLGRFRERGVRVPEDVSVVGCDDIFGADFCNPPLTTMTSPIERAGQVAIRMLLGRLGAPPADGAGDEHTASAVALPTHLTVRESTGPAPGGGP, encoded by the coding sequence GTGCGCGAGACCGACACCACCCGGCGGGTGACCATCCGGGACATCGCCGACGCGACCGGCGTCGCCCCCTCGACCGTCTCGCGGGCGCTCGCACTGCCAGACCGCGTGAACCGGGTCACGCAGCAGCGCATCCAGGAGGCAGCGCGGTCACTCGGCTACGTGCCGAACCAGCAGGCGCGCGCCCTGACGTCGGGACGCACCCGGGCGGTCGCGGTGCTCGTGTCCGACATCACGAACCCGTTCTACTTCGACGTCATCCGCGGCACGCAGCACCAGCTGGCCGCCGCCGGGTGGACGCAGCTGCTCGTCGACACCGAGGAGTCCGCCGAGGCCGAGCTCGCCGCCCTCGGCGCGATCGCGACCAAGGCGGACGGCGCGGTGCTCACCGCCTCGCGACTGTCCGACGCGCAGATCGCACGGTTCGCCGAACGGACCCCGCTCGTGGTCGTGAACCGCCGGCCCGCGGGCGTCCCGTCGGTGCTCATCGACACGCCGGGCGGGGTCGAGCAGGCCGTGCAGCACCTCGTCTCCCTCGGCCACCGGGACGTCCTCTACGTCGCCGGACCGGACAGCTCGTGGTCGAACGAACGGCGGTGGCGGGCACTCGTGCGGGTCGCGAGGCGTCTGGGTGTGCGGGTCGCCCGCATCGGCCCGCACGCACCGTTCGTCGACTCGGGCGCAGCAGCCGCCGACGCCGCGGTGCACGCCGGGGCGACCGCGTGCATCGCCTTCAACGACCTCATCGCGATCGGCATGCTCGGGCGGTTCCGGGAACGCGGCGTCCGCGTACCCGAGGACGTGTCCGTGGTCGGCTGCGACGACATCTTCGGAGCGGACTTCTGCAACCCGCCCCTCACGACGATGACGTCACCCATCGAGCGGGCCGGGCAGGTCGCGATCCGGATGCTGCTCGGTCGACTCGGGGCACCCCCGGCGGACGGCGCGGGCGACGAGCACACGGCCTCGGCCGTCGCGCTCCCGACCCACCTGACCGTGCGGGAGTCGACCGGCCCCGCACCGGGTGGCGGACCCTGA
- a CDS encoding ABC transporter substrate-binding protein has protein sequence MSTGRRRTRALVGAAVVAVAALTLQGCAVVDGSGDDPATLRVMMAADTTYPKERKQWQQETAAEFKRTTGADIQWETYSSPQEELTAIQTSVISGQGPDVYAIGTTFTPTAYATGAFVEMGSDQWRAVGGKDQFDAASLGISGPSASKQIGIPFASRPFVMAVNTELLAQAGITELPTTWDALTADAEATTRDGHFGMAVAYADGFDPWKFVWGMAENAGNTIVDGSKAEISADAVENAYRTYFDWVTKDGVVDPAAIGWNNAQALAQFADGKAAFFPMTTTTSLNTLKGSAVDGKYQYALLPTVPPGATERPADGIEAASILSGDNLVVADYGTKQDLSFDFVQQVSSPAAQERYFELFGQLPTNTEAAQTIARENPDLAPIVQAGKLSKPTAFTGAWSDIQLSLVDVVVQSIPSLKSGEVTDDQLRKRLAAAQRDAQATLDRQKNGGL, from the coding sequence ATGAGCACAGGAAGACGCAGGACCCGCGCACTCGTCGGTGCCGCCGTCGTCGCGGTCGCCGCCCTCACGCTCCAGGGCTGCGCGGTCGTGGACGGCAGCGGTGACGACCCGGCCACCCTCCGCGTGATGATGGCCGCGGACACGACCTACCCGAAGGAACGCAAGCAGTGGCAGCAGGAGACCGCTGCCGAGTTCAAGCGCACCACGGGCGCGGACATCCAGTGGGAGACGTACTCCTCGCCCCAGGAGGAGCTGACCGCCATCCAGACGAGCGTCATCTCCGGGCAGGGGCCGGACGTCTACGCGATCGGGACGACGTTCACCCCCACCGCCTACGCCACCGGGGCCTTCGTCGAGATGGGCAGCGACCAGTGGCGCGCCGTCGGCGGGAAGGACCAGTTCGACGCCGCGTCGCTCGGCATCTCCGGGCCGAGCGCGTCGAAGCAGATCGGGATCCCGTTCGCCAGCCGCCCGTTCGTGATGGCGGTGAACACGGAACTCCTCGCACAGGCCGGGATCACCGAGCTGCCGACGACCTGGGACGCGCTCACCGCGGACGCGGAGGCGACGACGCGTGACGGTCACTTCGGCATGGCGGTCGCCTACGCCGACGGCTTCGACCCGTGGAAGTTCGTCTGGGGCATGGCCGAGAACGCCGGCAACACCATCGTCGACGGCTCGAAGGCCGAGATCTCCGCCGACGCCGTCGAGAACGCCTACCGCACCTACTTCGACTGGGTGACCAAGGACGGCGTCGTCGACCCGGCGGCGATCGGGTGGAACAACGCCCAGGCGCTCGCACAGTTCGCCGACGGCAAGGCCGCGTTCTTCCCGATGACGACGACGACCTCGCTCAACACGCTGAAGGGGTCGGCGGTCGACGGGAAGTACCAGTACGCGCTGCTGCCGACCGTGCCCCCGGGGGCGACCGAGCGTCCCGCCGACGGCATCGAGGCGGCGAGCATCCTGTCCGGCGACAACCTCGTCGTCGCCGACTACGGCACCAAGCAGGACCTGTCGTTCGACTTCGTGCAGCAGGTCTCGTCGCCCGCGGCCCAGGAGCGCTACTTCGAGCTCTTCGGGCAGCTACCGACGAACACCGAGGCCGCGCAGACGATCGCGCGGGAGAACCCGGACCTCGCCCCGATCGTCCAGGCCGGCAAGCTCTCGAAGCCGACCGCCTTCACCGGTGCGTGGTCCGACATCCAGCTCTCGCTCGTCGACGTCGTCGTGCAGTCCATCCCCTCGCTGAAGAGCGGCGAGGTGACGGACGACCAGCTCCGGAAGCGGCTCGCCGCCGCCCAACGGGACGCCCAGGCGACCCTGGACCGACAGAAGAACGGAGGCCTGTGA
- a CDS encoding carbohydrate ABC transporter permease, producing MTQVQTRAPRDAERPPREVRPHGRTPLYRRERPLWMLLPGGVLMLVVIVVPLLVGVYIAMLDLDQYTLRQWFSAPFVGLANFVEAFTDSPLLHSVWISVSLSVLVTAATVPIGVAAAISTQNRFPGRGLVRSVYLIPYVLPAFVVGTFFRTMLQPQGVVNTVFGTDVLWLNGSASYWALAGVMVWTSWPFVYLLSLAGLQAVDGEVHEAAALDGVTWWAKLRYIVFPYLRGPLSLAVIISILHNINNFTLPFVLFGIPLPSSVEVMPVLTYIASFQSFRFGLSAAMAICSLVIVAIPLFVYLRAVKLDTGDDAGPTRKQRRADLATLAAPAAADIEGARA from the coding sequence ATGACGCAGGTCCAGACCCGGGCACCACGCGACGCCGAGCGCCCGCCGCGCGAGGTCCGTCCGCACGGCCGCACACCGCTGTACCGGCGCGAACGTCCGCTGTGGATGCTCCTGCCCGGTGGCGTGCTCATGCTCGTCGTCATCGTCGTGCCGCTCCTGGTGGGCGTGTACATCGCGATGCTCGACCTCGACCAGTACACGCTCCGCCAGTGGTTCAGCGCCCCGTTCGTCGGACTCGCCAACTTCGTCGAGGCGTTCACCGACTCACCGCTCCTGCACTCGGTGTGGATCTCGGTGTCGCTGTCGGTGCTCGTCACCGCCGCGACCGTGCCGATCGGTGTCGCCGCGGCGATCTCGACGCAGAACCGGTTCCCCGGGCGCGGACTCGTCCGCTCGGTCTACCTCATCCCGTACGTGCTCCCGGCCTTCGTCGTCGGCACGTTCTTCCGGACGATGCTCCAGCCGCAGGGCGTGGTGAACACGGTGTTCGGCACGGACGTCCTCTGGCTGAACGGCTCGGCGTCGTACTGGGCGCTCGCCGGCGTCATGGTCTGGACGAGCTGGCCGTTCGTCTACCTGCTCTCGCTCGCCGGGCTGCAGGCCGTCGACGGCGAGGTGCACGAGGCCGCGGCTCTCGACGGCGTCACCTGGTGGGCGAAGCTCCGGTACATCGTCTTCCCGTACCTCCGGGGCCCGCTGAGCCTCGCGGTGATCATCTCGATCCTGCACAACATCAACAACTTCACGCTGCCGTTCGTCCTGTTCGGCATCCCACTGCCCTCGAGCGTCGAGGTCATGCCCGTCCTGACGTACATCGCGAGCTTCCAGTCGTTCCGCTTCGGGCTGTCCGCGGCGATGGCGATCTGCTCGCTCGTGATCGTCGCGATCCCGCTGTTCGTGTACCTGCGGGCCGTCAAGCTCGACACCGGCGACGACGCCGGACCCACCCGGAAGCAGCGCCGCGCCGACCTCGCGACGCTCGCCGCCCCCGCGGCGGCCGACATCGAGGGAGCCCGCGCATGA
- a CDS encoding carbohydrate ABC transporter permease, producing the protein MSAHGTPFAGTTRTRPTATLTESITAPGRRPGRRPYDTDVTRLLPRWLLVLVIAVITAFIAAPVLYILFGSVNSDVAVARGEYFPSEFTLANYVAIWDTVALGQGLVNSLLTAGAVAVASATLAVSTAYVLVRFRFLGRLTMLRGLLALQSVPGTLLLLPVFVVFANIASATGVQVIGSRWGLFVTYLTFALPFSTWVMVTYLRGLPKELEEAARIDGASSGRILRSVVLPLSWPGIVVSAIFAFLLGWNDVLFSTIMTTPNTRTVAVVLQVLGTAQEGGAVPIYGQMMAASIVCAVPVVALYLVFQRYLVGGLTAGSVK; encoded by the coding sequence ATGAGCGCCCACGGCACGCCGTTCGCCGGGACCACCCGGACCCGTCCGACCGCGACGCTCACCGAGAGCATCACCGCGCCGGGACGACGACCCGGCAGACGCCCGTACGACACCGACGTCACCCGGCTCCTGCCGCGGTGGCTGCTCGTCCTCGTGATCGCGGTGATCACCGCCTTCATCGCGGCCCCGGTGCTCTACATCCTGTTCGGCTCGGTCAACTCCGACGTCGCGGTCGCCCGGGGCGAGTACTTCCCGTCCGAGTTCACGCTCGCGAACTACGTCGCGATCTGGGACACCGTCGCCCTCGGCCAGGGGCTGGTGAACTCGCTCCTCACCGCCGGGGCCGTCGCGGTCGCGAGCGCCACGCTCGCCGTGTCCACCGCCTACGTCCTCGTCCGGTTCCGCTTCCTCGGCCGCCTCACGATGCTGCGGGGGCTCCTCGCCCTGCAGTCCGTCCCCGGGACGCTCCTGCTCCTGCCGGTCTTCGTGGTGTTCGCGAACATCGCGAGTGCGACGGGCGTGCAGGTGATCGGTAGCCGGTGGGGCCTCTTCGTCACCTACCTGACCTTCGCCCTGCCGTTCTCCACGTGGGTCATGGTCACGTACCTGCGCGGTCTGCCGAAGGAACTCGAGGAGGCCGCACGCATCGACGGCGCCTCGAGCGGGCGCATCCTGCGGAGCGTCGTCCTGCCGCTGTCCTGGCCCGGCATCGTCGTGTCGGCGATCTTCGCCTTCCTGCTGGGCTGGAACGACGTGCTGTTCAGCACGATCATGACGACCCCGAACACCCGCACCGTCGCGGTCGTCCTGCAGGTGCTCGGCACCGCCCAGGAGGGCGGCGCCGTCCCGATCTACGGCCAGATGATGGCCGCCTCGATCGTGTGCGCCGTCCCGGTGGTCGCGCTCTACCTGGTCTTCCAGCGCTACCTGGTCGGCGGCCTCACGGCCGGCTCCGTCAAGTAG
- a CDS encoding sugar phosphate isomerase/epimerase has translation MTQPSWELSGFGDEIDADPAVQVAVLQALGASAIEVRSAWGVNVVDLDDDQLAGLHRVLRERGQTVSAIASPIGKVPVDEPVEHEVGRLGRAIAAARALGTTNIRIFSFFFPGRSAEDVRDDVLVRMRALADRAERAGVTLLHENEKDIYGDVPDRVLDIVESVGSPALRLAWDNANYVQCGVRPFTDGWAQLAPYVDYLQVKDALAADSSVVPAGEGDGELLDTLTALRDAGYSGYASLEPHLSDFTHLGGFSGPAAFGRAGRAFRALTDQIGVTLR, from the coding sequence ATGACCCAGCCCAGTTGGGAACTCTCCGGTTTCGGCGACGAGATCGACGCCGATCCGGCGGTCCAGGTCGCCGTGCTGCAGGCGCTCGGCGCCTCCGCGATCGAGGTGCGGAGCGCCTGGGGGGTGAACGTCGTCGACCTCGACGACGACCAGCTCGCCGGCCTGCACCGTGTCCTCCGGGAACGCGGCCAGACCGTGTCCGCGATCGCGTCGCCGATCGGCAAGGTGCCCGTCGACGAGCCCGTCGAGCACGAGGTGGGGCGGCTCGGCCGGGCGATCGCCGCGGCGCGCGCGCTCGGCACCACGAACATCCGGATCTTCTCGTTCTTCTTCCCGGGCCGGAGCGCCGAGGACGTCCGCGACGACGTCCTCGTCCGGATGCGGGCGCTCGCCGACCGTGCGGAGCGCGCGGGGGTCACCCTGCTGCACGAGAACGAGAAGGACATCTACGGCGACGTCCCCGACCGCGTGCTCGACATCGTCGAGAGCGTCGGGTCGCCCGCGCTCCGACTCGCCTGGGACAACGCGAACTACGTCCAGTGCGGGGTCCGCCCGTTCACCGACGGATGGGCGCAGCTCGCCCCGTACGTCGACTACCTGCAGGTCAAGGACGCCCTCGCGGCGGACTCGTCCGTCGTCCCCGCGGGCGAGGGCGACGGTGAACTGCTCGACACCCTCACCGCGCTGCGTGACGCCGGGTACTCCGGGTACGCCTCGCTCGAACCGCACCTCAGCGACTTCACCCACCTCGGCGGGTTCTCCGGCCCCGCGGCCTTCGGTCGCGCCGGTCGTGCCTTCCGCGCCCTCACCGACCAGATCGGAGTCACCCTGCGATGA
- a CDS encoding Gfo/Idh/MocA family protein has protein sequence MTSPLKLAVVGAGVIGRHHARVAVQHPDLQVVALVDAVPAAATSAADELQALGVPRPVTTATIEQAIAATDIDVVAICSPSGMHVQLAEAALAAGKHVVIEKPLDTTMPRAREIARLAAEARTRGLVTSVISQHRFDPASVAVAGAAHSGAFGTVTSGVASVAWYRSQGYYDSGDWRGTWALDGGGAVMNQGVHTVDLLVWALGRPEEISAQVGLLAHDRIEVEDTAVATVRFRGGALGVIHCTTAAYPGLSARYAVYGTHGSAIVDDDRLAYFHVAPDTATLESASTTANTTAVTDAADQKDAVVPPEHVVGGPGEPDHFAAGHARQYTDVVAAIREGRDPGVTVDAALVSLATVRGLYVSATLGQPVRIDDVIDGKYDDVVPTVPVTTREGATR, from the coding sequence ATGACCTCACCACTCAAGTTGGCAGTCGTCGGCGCCGGCGTCATCGGCCGCCACCACGCCCGCGTCGCCGTCCAGCACCCCGACCTGCAGGTCGTGGCCCTCGTCGACGCCGTCCCTGCGGCGGCCACGAGCGCCGCCGACGAACTCCAGGCCCTCGGCGTGCCCCGCCCCGTCACGACCGCGACCATCGAGCAGGCCATCGCCGCGACCGACATCGACGTCGTCGCGATCTGCTCGCCGTCCGGCATGCACGTGCAGTTGGCCGAGGCAGCGCTCGCCGCGGGCAAGCACGTCGTCATCGAGAAGCCCCTCGACACGACGATGCCGCGGGCACGCGAGATCGCCCGGCTGGCAGCCGAGGCCCGCACGCGCGGGCTCGTCACGAGCGTCATCAGCCAGCACCGGTTCGACCCGGCATCGGTCGCCGTCGCCGGGGCGGCGCACAGCGGCGCCTTCGGGACCGTGACCTCCGGCGTCGCGAGCGTCGCGTGGTACCGGTCGCAGGGGTACTACGACTCGGGTGACTGGCGCGGCACCTGGGCGCTCGACGGCGGCGGCGCGGTCATGAACCAGGGCGTCCACACGGTCGACCTGCTCGTCTGGGCGCTCGGTCGTCCGGAGGAGATCTCCGCCCAGGTCGGGCTCCTCGCGCACGACCGGATCGAGGTCGAGGACACCGCGGTCGCGACCGTCCGGTTCCGCGGTGGTGCGCTCGGCGTCATCCACTGCACGACCGCCGCCTACCCTGGCCTCTCGGCGCGCTACGCCGTGTACGGCACGCACGGTTCCGCGATCGTCGACGACGACCGGCTCGCGTACTTCCACGTCGCCCCGGACACAGCCACCCTCGAGTCGGCGTCGACCACCGCGAACACCACGGCGGTCACGGACGCCGCCGACCAGAAGGACGCCGTCGTCCCGCCCGAGCACGTCGTCGGCGGACCGGGCGAACCGGACCACTTCGCCGCCGGGCACGCACGCCAGTACACCGACGTCGTGGCGGCGATCCGCGAGGGCCGCGATCCGGGCGTCACCGTCGACGCCGCACTCGTCTCGCTCGCGACCGTCCGCGGGCTCTACGTCAGCGCGACGCTCGGGCAGCCCGTGCGCATCGACGACGTCATCGACGGGAAGTACGACGACGTCGTCCCGACCGTCCCGGTCACCACCCGCGAAGGAGCAACCCGATGA
- a CDS encoding sugar phosphate isomerase/epimerase → MKFSVFTASTPDWTPSQAAETLAEQGWDGIEWRVVDDRPADGQQVPADRAFWVGNRSTWQFTGIVDQVGEIARTTDAAGLGYSGIGGYQPVADHEGVETMLRVTAELGARQVRVTMPMYRRERERTGATYGELFDRTRADLEWAAGRAADLGVKALVELHHTTITPSASAALRLLDGLDPAHVGVVHDLGNLVIEGQEDHLAAFELLGPYLAHAHVKNARWVDTGDTRADGSRVWQHEWAPLRDGQASVGEYLDALRQVGYDGWVTVEDFSTALPLAERTADNLAYLRSLVPVTA, encoded by the coding sequence ATGAAGTTCTCCGTGTTCACCGCCTCCACCCCCGACTGGACGCCGTCGCAGGCTGCCGAGACCCTCGCCGAGCAGGGCTGGGACGGCATCGAGTGGCGCGTCGTCGACGACCGTCCGGCCGACGGGCAGCAGGTGCCGGCGGACCGTGCGTTCTGGGTCGGCAACCGGTCGACGTGGCAGTTCACCGGCATCGTCGACCAGGTCGGCGAGATCGCGCGCACCACCGACGCCGCCGGGCTCGGGTACTCGGGCATCGGCGGCTACCAGCCGGTCGCCGACCACGAGGGCGTCGAGACGATGCTCCGCGTGACGGCCGAGCTCGGTGCCCGCCAGGTCCGGGTCACCATGCCGATGTACCGGCGTGAGCGCGAACGGACGGGCGCGACCTACGGGGAACTGTTCGACCGCACGCGGGCCGACCTCGAGTGGGCGGCGGGTCGCGCAGCGGACCTCGGGGTGAAGGCCCTCGTCGAGCTGCACCACACGACGATCACCCCCTCGGCCTCCGCGGCCCTGCGGCTCCTCGACGGCCTCGATCCCGCGCACGTCGGCGTCGTCCACGACCTCGGCAACCTCGTCATCGAGGGGCAGGAGGACCACCTGGCGGCCTTCGAGCTCCTCGGTCCGTACCTCGCCCACGCCCACGTCAAGAACGCCCGGTGGGTGGACACCGGCGACACCCGTGCCGACGGCAGTCGCGTCTGGCAGCACGAGTGGGCACCGCTGCGCGACGGCCAGGCGTCGGTGGGGGAGTACCTCGACGCACTCCGCCAGGTGGGTTACGACGGCTGGGTCACGGTCGAGGACTTCTCCACCGCCCTGCCGCTCGCCGAACGCACCGCGGACAACCTCGCGTACCTCCGGTCCCTGGTCCCGGTGACGGCGTGA
- a CDS encoding mannitol dehydrogenase family protein — translation MTTRRPGIVHLGVGAFARAHLAWYTQRAAGAPWGITAFTGRSAHAAEALTAQDCRYTLVTRAAAGDTAEVVDAIVAAHPGSDDEAWRRAVASADTSIVTLTVTEAGYRADSDVPARLVDGLAARRDAGGGRIALVSLDNLTHNGEVLRRAVASAVDDAALRTWVDEHVAFPSSMVDRITPATTDADVAGLADLPGALPGDRVPVVTEPFAEWVLEDAFTGVDRPAWETAGVRLVGDVTPFEQRKLWLLNGAHSVLAYLGMLLGHETVAEAVGDPRCRAAVDQLWDEASAELTLPADETTAARAALLGRFANPRIRHTLRQIAAGGSEKLPVRVVDVVRRRRDRDPDAGIGPGAATAIAAWWLHCTEQPALVTDPGAPGPDSDLHAVLAVIAPDLDTTPVVAAVTAAADRIRAAAHDTGSAAGSPRTDEGVHA, via the coding sequence GTGACCACCCGACGGCCGGGCATCGTGCACCTCGGCGTGGGTGCCTTCGCCCGCGCGCACCTCGCCTGGTACACGCAGCGGGCGGCGGGTGCGCCGTGGGGCATCACCGCGTTCACCGGTCGTTCGGCGCACGCGGCCGAGGCGCTCACCGCGCAGGACTGCCGGTACACGCTCGTCACCCGGGCCGCGGCCGGGGACACCGCCGAGGTCGTCGACGCGATCGTCGCCGCGCACCCCGGCAGCGACGACGAGGCCTGGAGGCGCGCGGTCGCGTCCGCCGACACGAGCATCGTGACGCTGACGGTCACCGAGGCCGGCTACCGCGCGGACTCCGACGTCCCGGCCCGCCTGGTCGACGGGCTCGCGGCGCGACGGGACGCCGGCGGTGGGCGGATCGCGCTCGTCAGCCTCGACAACCTGACGCACAACGGCGAGGTGCTCCGGCGGGCGGTGGCATCGGCGGTCGACGACGCGGCGCTGCGCACCTGGGTCGACGAGCACGTGGCGTTCCCGTCGTCGATGGTCGACCGGATCACCCCGGCGACGACCGACGCGGACGTCGCGGGCCTCGCCGACCTGCCGGGGGCGCTGCCCGGCGACCGGGTGCCCGTGGTCACCGAGCCGTTCGCCGAGTGGGTGCTCGAGGACGCCTTCACCGGGGTCGACCGACCGGCGTGGGAGACCGCCGGGGTCCGACTCGTCGGTGACGTCACGCCCTTCGAGCAGCGCAAGCTCTGGCTGCTCAACGGCGCGCACTCGGTGCTCGCGTACCTCGGGATGCTCCTCGGGCACGAGACGGTGGCCGAGGCGGTGGGCGATCCGCGCTGCCGTGCCGCCGTCGACCAGCTGTGGGACGAGGCCTCGGCGGAGCTCACGCTGCCGGCCGACGAGACCACCGCGGCCCGGGCAGCGCTCCTCGGACGGTTCGCGAACCCGCGCATCCGGCACACCCTCCGCCAGATCGCCGCCGGGGGTTCCGAGAAGCTGCCCGTCCGGGTCGTCGACGTCGTGCGCCGACGACGCGACCGCGACCCGGACGCGGGCATCGGCCCGGGTGCCGCGACCGCGATCGCCGCCTGGTGGCTGCACTGCACCGAGCAGCCCGCGCTCGTGACCGACCCCGGTGCGCCCGGGCCAGACTCGGACCTGCACGCCGTGCTCGCCGTGATCGCACCCGACCTCGACACCACGCCCGTGGTCGCCGCCGTGACGGCGGCCGCCGACCGCATCCGAGCCGCGGCGCACGACACCGGCAGCGCCGCCGGCAGCCCACGCACCGACGAAGGAGTCCACGCATGA